In Paenibacillus guangzhouensis, a single window of DNA contains:
- a CDS encoding NAD-dependent protein deacylase, with protein MQWSEWKEWIRESRNIVFFGGAGTSTESGIPDFRSASGLYNTNTNEKYAPEDILSRDFFWERPEDFYTFYKSKMVYPNAMPNPAHEALARLEQRGQLKSIITQNIDGLHQQAGSRNVLELHGSIHRNRCTDCGEHYGLDAVTSSPEIVPRCSACGGVIKPDVVLYQESLDMALLDQAAQDIREADILIVAGTSLTVQPAAGLVRLYRGHKFILINKSPTPMDRMADLVIADSIVKVFNDLVD; from the coding sequence ATGCAATGGAGCGAATGGAAGGAATGGATACGTGAGAGCAGGAATATCGTGTTCTTTGGTGGCGCAGGGACGTCGACGGAGAGCGGGATTCCGGATTTCCGCTCGGCGAGCGGTCTATATAACACGAATACGAACGAGAAGTATGCGCCGGAGGATATTCTGAGCCGGGACTTCTTCTGGGAGCGGCCGGAAGATTTCTATACCTTCTACAAATCGAAGATGGTCTATCCGAATGCGATGCCGAATCCCGCGCATGAAGCGCTCGCACGGCTTGAGCAGCGGGGGCAACTGAAATCGATCATTACGCAAAATATTGACGGCCTCCATCAACAAGCGGGCAGCCGGAACGTGCTCGAATTACACGGTTCGATCCATCGAAATCGCTGTACCGATTGCGGAGAGCACTATGGATTGGATGCTGTGACGAGCTCACCCGAGATTGTGCCGCGTTGCTCGGCATGCGGCGGTGTGATCAAGCCGGACGTTGTCTTGTACCAAGAGAGCCTGGATATGGCGCTGCTCGATCAAGCCGCGCAAGATATCCGTGAGGCTGATATACTGATCGTAGCCGGCACCTCGTTAACAGTCCAACCCGCAGCCGGGTTAGTCCGGCTGTATCGAGGACACAAATTTATACTGATTAATAAGAGTCCTACGCCGATGGATCGGATGGCGGATCTCGTCATAGCGGATAGTATCGTCAAGGTATTCAACGATTTAGTCGATTAG
- a CDS encoding methyl-accepting chemotaxis protein: MRTRVLRYQGLTIRSKLLIVGLCLLILPIITLGIVSYQSAKQESNALIERDIRNNVHFAMELMGSLQDNVERGDMTEQQAQERFKEIILGKKDAAGHRPINEEIDLGANGYFYVLDAKGKLLAHPLLEGQSIWDKQTSDGQFYIQELIAKAQDGGGSVFYNWPLPKADDQANPTKEALKIVYADQDPTWGWVIAAGSYMQDFNQGQVHILRVIIITLVSCLLVGAAILTIFARHVSRPIRSVTVAAERIARGDLTGESLHFNNRDEIGRLVQSFNQLQTSLHELVASITVNAETLSHESERQTQVLKESIQGTAHTADSIIEIAAMNDHQARNLHGATRAIGQASEGIVQLAATSTQSYGASEESMKEAEQGNEHLHQSLLQMNQIASTVDGLSTTISVLHGQSSEIDEIVQMIREIADQTHLLALNASIEAARAGDSGQGFAVVAAEIRKLAERSSQSAAQISEVIIRVQQEVELAKSSMDQGKREFGVAAHAIQETSQVFARILEAGQRVVEQCQEAATVSEQISGSSREVALSIQEMERMSHQTAKASQTVSATTEEQLASMEEISHSSERLYQMAEELREMAGQFKIHAGSGTIEGSKKSS; encoded by the coding sequence ATGAGAACACGAGTGCTCCGTTATCAAGGACTAACGATTCGTAGCAAGCTGCTCATTGTCGGGTTGTGCTTGCTTATTCTTCCGATTATCACGCTAGGGATCGTGAGTTATCAATCCGCGAAACAAGAGAGCAATGCGCTGATTGAGCGGGATATTCGGAACAATGTGCACTTTGCAATGGAACTTATGGGATCATTGCAGGATAACGTGGAACGAGGGGATATGACCGAGCAGCAGGCGCAGGAGAGATTCAAAGAGATCATATTAGGGAAAAAGGATGCAGCTGGGCACCGCCCAATTAATGAGGAGATTGATCTTGGCGCGAACGGCTATTTCTATGTACTGGATGCAAAAGGGAAGCTCCTTGCGCATCCTTTGCTGGAAGGGCAGAGTATATGGGACAAGCAGACTTCGGATGGTCAATTCTATATTCAGGAATTAATTGCGAAAGCACAGGACGGGGGAGGATCCGTATTTTATAACTGGCCTTTACCGAAGGCGGACGATCAGGCGAATCCTACGAAGGAAGCGCTCAAAATCGTCTATGCGGACCAAGATCCCACGTGGGGATGGGTCATCGCAGCCGGCTCGTATATGCAGGACTTTAATCAAGGCCAAGTTCATATTCTGCGGGTGATTATCATCACGCTCGTGAGCTGCCTTCTCGTCGGAGCTGCAATTCTAACGATATTCGCAAGACATGTATCCAGACCGATTCGAAGCGTAACGGTAGCAGCGGAACGGATTGCCCGGGGAGATCTAACCGGAGAGTCCCTTCACTTTAACAATCGAGATGAGATTGGACGGCTGGTGCAGTCGTTTAACCAATTGCAGACGAGCTTGCATGAACTGGTAGCGAGCATTACCGTAAACGCCGAGACATTGTCCCATGAATCCGAGCGCCAAACGCAAGTATTGAAGGAGTCTATTCAGGGTACAGCCCATACGGCGGATTCGATCATTGAGATTGCGGCGATGAATGATCATCAAGCACGAAACTTGCATGGCGCGACGAGAGCCATCGGACAAGCTTCAGAGGGTATCGTACAGCTCGCAGCAACGTCAACACAGTCCTACGGCGCATCGGAAGAATCCATGAAGGAAGCGGAACAAGGGAACGAGCATTTGCACCAATCCCTGCTGCAAATGAATCAAATTGCTAGCACCGTGGATGGGCTCAGTACGACGATTTCCGTACTGCACGGGCAATCCTCAGAAATAGACGAGATTGTACAAATGATTCGCGAAATTGCTGATCAGACCCATTTGCTTGCATTGAATGCGTCTATTGAAGCGGCGCGAGCTGGCGATTCTGGGCAAGGCTTTGCTGTGGTGGCGGCAGAAATCCGTAAGCTCGCAGAACGTTCCAGTCAATCCGCAGCACAGATTAGCGAAGTTATTATCCGAGTTCAGCAAGAGGTTGAGCTTGCGAAATCATCCATGGATCAAGGTAAACGGGAATTTGGGGTAGCCGCTCATGCCATCCAAGAGACGAGTCAAGTCTTCGCTCGTATTCTGGAAGCGGGTCAACGTGTCGTGGAGCAATGCCAAGAAGCGGCGACGGTGTCGGAACAGATCTCAGGAAGCAGTAGAGAAGTGGCCTTATCGATTCAGGAGATGGAGAGAATGTCTCATCAGACGGCAAAGGCTTCTCAGACCGTCTCGGCAACAACGGAAGAACAGCTCGCGTCCATGGAGGAAATATCGCATTCTTCCGAACGTCTGTATCAGATGGCGGAAGAGCTGCGGGAGATGGCTGGGCAATTTAAGATTCATGCGGGGTCTGGTACAATAGAAGGATCGAAGAAATCGTCGTAG